In the genome of Mucilaginibacter defluvii, one region contains:
- a CDS encoding DUF695 domain-containing protein: MKKLKSYLEWREKEFVEKYEGIRIADNMIDSYTAFEFEGQQGPFVAVINQSLLQCDAKPSHPWMLTIAINYDGKNTNGLPDKPTYKQLDLIENEITEQLPDHNGYLNLGRETGENTREIYFACKDFRKPSKVLYQLQQKYNGTIKIDYNIYKDKYWSSLDRYLPQ; the protein is encoded by the coding sequence TTGAAAAAACTAAAATCTTACCTGGAGTGGCGTGAAAAAGAATTTGTTGAAAAATATGAAGGCATAAGAATAGCTGATAATATGATAGATTCATACACTGCATTTGAGTTCGAAGGACAGCAAGGTCCGTTTGTAGCTGTAATTAACCAAAGTTTACTACAGTGTGATGCAAAACCATCTCATCCGTGGATGTTAACAATAGCCATTAACTACGATGGTAAAAACACAAACGGCTTACCGGATAAACCAACTTACAAACAACTTGATTTAATTGAAAATGAAATAACTGAACAATTGCCCGATCACAATGGATACCTGAATTTAGGGCGTGAAACAGGTGAAAACACCCGCGAAATATACTTCGCCTGCAAAGATTTCAGAAAGCCATCAAAAGTTTTATACCAGCTACAGCAAAAGTATAATGGTACGATAAAAATTGATTATAATATATATAAAGACA